In Helianthus annuus cultivar XRQ/B chromosome 8, HanXRQr2.0-SUNRISE, whole genome shotgun sequence, a single genomic region encodes these proteins:
- the LOC110869473 gene encoding miraculin produces MKTLILFSLALVFAANAAPAPAPVLDLRGKYLQTGAKYYVTPVVSDDEHGGLFPVNYTAAVAQSRDYYNLGLPLTFSPVNPKKGVIRLSTDVNIKFSDSTGWDIESNVWKVKYDKALKQYAVMVGGVEGNPGPETLDNWFKIEKTNDGYKFVFCPSVCSYCKVMCKDVGTVIDKDGWRRLVLSGDPMSFEFWSTN; encoded by the coding sequence ATGAAAACACTCATCTTATTCTCACTTGCACTCGTATTCGCAGCCAATGCAGCTCCCGCTCCCGCTCCAGTGCTCGATCTTCGTGGAAAATACCTCCAAACCGGGGCCAAATACTATGTTACGCCAGTGGTTTCGGACGATGAACATGGCGGACTTTTTCCGGTGAACTACACAGCTGCCGTTGCACAGTCCCGAGACTATTACAATCTCGGCCTGCCGTTGACTTTCAGCCCAGTAAACCCCAAGAAAGGCGTGATCCGTCTTTCCACAGATGTTAACATAAAGTTTTCAGATTCCACCGGATGGGACATCGAGTCAAACGTATGGAAGGTGAAATATGATAAAGCCTTGAAGCAATATGCTGTGATGGTGGGGGGTGTTGAGGGAAACCCGGGACCCGAAACATTGGATAACTGGTTTAAGATTGAGAAAACTAATGACGGGTATAAGTTCGTTTTTTGCCCGAGTGTTTGCAGCTACTGTAAGGTTATGTGCAAGGATGTTGGAACCGTTATAGACAAAGATGGTTGGCGACGTTTGGTACTCAGCGGTGATCCTATGTCTTTTGAATTCTGGAGTACTAACTAG